Proteins co-encoded in one Quercus robur chromosome 8, dhQueRobu3.1, whole genome shotgun sequence genomic window:
- the LOC126695130 gene encoding uncharacterized protein LOC126695130, whose protein sequence is MWRRKQSSSSTEVGCIACEELSLVGAGKEGWLVEDPNLVCALDTHALALAHNSLILLLGFGSSSSSPDSRVSIRPDLSPIESEHITAIEWLVFEDYDIRVVVAGTSSGYLLFYSLLGHFIHKQMIHPGRILKLRVRGTKRDLTQDTTSSEEVCVVMPGIVARFDGSHIQSMLRQWFEETHTQYWDQKPKKRGSEGQETPYGRLPFQLWNVSKYGTCADAAITGIMPPPLMELQSSQRYYCAVAVGEDAVVSAFRLSEDKSRSLVGAILSKVVPATFSTIASVSRMFWRSEQMSPRKSEVKTQSFARASPLTCLKDHPRKGEKLTLSPSGTLAAITDSLGRILLLDTQALVVVRLWKGYRDASCLFMEMLVKRDTAAASSSNYYEPVKSDYCLCLAIHAPRKGIVEIWQMRTGPRLRIIQCAKGAKILQPTYRFGSSMTSPYVPLEVFLLNGDSGQISVLNRTLN, encoded by the exons atgtgGAGGCGGAAGCAGAGTAGCAGTAGTACGGAAGTGGGTTGCATTGCGTGCGAGGAGCTGAGCTTGGTTGGGGCCGGAAAGGAAGGGTGGCTCGTGGAGGACCCAAATCTTGTGTGCGCTCTGGACACTCACGCACTAGCGCTCGCCCACAACTCCCTCATACTCCTCCTCGGATTcggatcttcttcttcttcgcccGATTCCCGTGTCAGCATCCGACCCGATTTGTCCCCGATCGAGTCCGAGCATATTACAGCCATTGAGTGGCTCGTTTTTGAAGATTACGATATTCGGGTTGTTGTGGCCGGCACCTCTTCCGGCTATTTGCTCTTTTACTCTCTGCTTGGTCATTTCATTCACAAACAG ATGATACATCCTGGGCGAATTCTAAAGTTGAGAGTTCGTGGAACAAAGAGAGATTTGACCCAAGACACTACTTCCTCAGAAGAAGTCTGTGTTGTCATGCCAGGCATAGTTGCTCGCTTTGATGGTTCTCATATTCAG AGTATGCTGCGCCAATGGTTTGAAGAAACACATACTCAGTATTGGGATCAGAAACCAAAAAAGCGAGGTTCAGAGGGCCAAGAAACTCCTTATGGAAGATTACCTTTCCAGTTATGGAATGTTAGCAAGTATGGTACTTGTGCTGATGCTGCAATCACTGGTATAATGCCTCCACCACTGATGGAACTCCAG TCAAGTCAGCGTTATTACTGTGCGGTCGCTGTTGGAGAGGATGCTGTTGTTTCGGCATTCAG GCTTTCAGAAGACAAAAGCAGGTCTTTAGTGGGAGCTATTTTATCAAAAGTCGTTCCTGCAACATTTTCGACAATTGCTTCTGTTTCAAGAATGTTTTGGCGGAGTGAACAAATGTCACCAAGAAAATCGGAAGTGAAGACTCAATCATTTGCTCGAG CTTCTCCTTTGACGTGTTTGAAGGATCACCCAAGGAAGGGTGAGAAGCTGACCCTCTCACCTAGTGGTACATTAGCTGCAATAACAGATTCACTTGGTCGTATATTGCTCTTAGACACTCAGGCACTTGTGGTGGTGCGGTTATGGAAG GGATACCGCGATGCTAGCTGCCTATTCATGGAGATGCTAGTCAAAAGAGATACTGCTGCAGCATCAAGTTCCAATTATTATGAACCAGTGAAGAGTGATTACTGTTTGTGTTTGGCTATTCATGCACCTCGAAAAGGAATTGTTGAG ATCTGGCAGATGAGAACTGGACCACGTCTTCGGATTATTCAATGTGCCAAAGGTGCTAAAATACTGCAACCTACCTATAGATTTGGATCATCTATGACCTCTCCTTATGTTCCTTTGGAGGTTTTCTTGTTGAATGGGGATTCTGGTCAAATATCAGTTTTAAATCGAACCCTTAATTGA
- the LOC126695131 gene encoding GEM-like protein 2 translates to MYNHSQSQVPPLTNNNHNQHTNNPYIIISPDPTSSYSSCKRSIDRMFDTLSRCGKRVEYATRKAEAIADDVWHHLRVSPSLTDAAMARLVQGTKVLAEGGLDHAFQQAFNILPGEELLNSYACYLSTTSGPVIGTLYLSTKRVAFCSDYSFCCYSSTGQPEWMYYKMVVQLDQLRAVNPSANRLNPSEKYIHIVTRDGYEFWFMGFISYDKALKKLTEALQRACNSSGVVSRV, encoded by the exons atgTATAACCACTCACAGTCACAGGTCCCTCCTCTTACTAACAATAACCACAACCAACACACAAATAACCCCTACATCATCATCTCCCCTGATCCCACATCGTCTTATTCATCTTGCAAGC GTTCGATAGATAGGATGTTTGACACGTTGAGTCGGTGTGGAAAGAGGGTTGAATATGCCACAAGAAAAGCAGAGGCCATAGCCGACGATGTCTGGCATCACC TCAGAGTTAGTCCTAGTCTCACTGATGCAGCAATGGCAAGACTTGTTCAAGGGACAAAGGTACTTGCTGAAGGAGGGCTTGATCATGCATTCCAGCAAGCATTCAATATCTTGCCAGGAGAAGAGCTATTGAACTCATATGCCTGCTATTTATCAACTACCTCCGGACCTGTGATTGGAACGCTTTACTTATCCACTAAAAGAGTAGCATTTTGCAGTGATTACTCCTTCTGTTGTTATTCATCCACAGGGCAGCCAGAGTGGATGTACTACAAG ATGGTTGTGCAGCTTGATCAATTGAGAGCAGTTAATCCTTCTGCTAACAGATTGAACCCCTCAGAAAAGTACATCCACATTGTCACAAGGGATGGTTATGAATTCTGGTTCATGGGATTTATATCATATGACAAGGCACTCAAGAAGCTAACTGAGGCTTTACAGCGAGCTTGTAATTCTTCAGGGGTGGTTTCACGAGTTTAA